CGTGCAGTACCCGGTCGGGGCGAAGGTGCGCCTCCTCGACGGCGACGTCGTCTCCCCGGCCGCGAATCGGCTGATCTTCGCGAACGATCCTCCGAACCGCGAGATGGCGATCGCCGCGTCGCTGCCGGATGCACTCGCCACGGCATCCGCGTTCCTGATCTCCGGCTTCAACACCATGCAGGATCATGACCTGCTCGAACGACGGCTCGACGACATCCTGCTCGCGATGCGGCGGATGCCGACGGATGCCCTGGTCTACTACGAGGATGCCGGCTTCTACACGAGGGATTTCGCCGAGACTGTGCGAGCTCGTCTGCTGTCCTACTTCGATGTGTACGGCATGAATGAAGACGAGCTGCAGGAGTACCTCGGTCATGCCGTCGACCTGCTCGATGCCCCCGACGTGGTGCGAGCGCTCCGGAAGATACAGGAGATCATCCCGGTCCCCGCGCTCGTCGTGCACACCAGGTATTGGGCGATCGCCGTCGGGGCGGATGCCGAGCGTCACCGCGATGCGCTAGAGAGTGCAGTGCGAGTGGCCGCCACTCGGTACCGCCTCGGCGATGGCTTCACCGCGGCACAGGCCGAGGCGACCGCGGACATGGACAGGCACCGAAGCGGCGCACGACTCGTGAGCGCGGTTGAGGCCAGCATGCCGGACGCCGCAGGGGTGCCGGCCTACGCGCTCGACATCGCGCAGCCCACGACAATAGGACTAGGAGACAGCTTCGTCGGTGGCTTCCTCTCCGCCTACGCATAGAACGGAGCTCAATGATGAACCCGATACGGCTCTCGTCGAACCGCCCGCCGGAACGCTTCTACCGAGGGGGCGCGCGTATCGACGCCTTTCGCGGCGAGAGCGGCGCGGCTGAACGGGTGCCGGAGGACTGGGTAGGCTCCACCACGACGGTCCACGGTGAGGAGGCTCTCGGTCTGAGCACGCTCGCAGACGGGCGGGTATTGCGCGACGCAGTGGAGGCGGATCCGGTCGCCTGGCTGGGGGTCGATCACGTGGAGCGCTGGGGCGCTGACACGCGACTGCTGGTCAAGATACTCGACGCGGGGCAGCGGCTCCCGGTGCATGCGCATCCGCACGATGACTTCGCGGCGATCCACCTCGGTCGCGCACACGGCAAGGCGGAGGCCTGGTACATCCTGGAGGGCGGTACCGTGCACGTCGGGCTCCGTGAAGACATCGACGTCACGCATCTCGCGGCCCTGGTTGCCGAGCAGGATGTCGATGCGCTGCTCGGTCTGCTGCATGCGATCGACGTGTCGCCCGGAGACATCGTCTGGGTGCCGCCCGGGGAACTGCACGCGATCGGCGCGGGTGTGCTGCTGATCGAACTGCAGCAGCCCGAGGATCTGTCGATCCTCCTCGAATGGGACGGCTATGCGCTCGATGGCTCCGAGAACGGGCATCTGGGCCTCGGATTCGATCTCGCTCTGACGGCGGTGAACATGTCCGGACGCAGCGTCGAAGACATGCGCGGCTTGGTGCTGACGGCGCCGGCTTCGGGCTCCGCATTCCCGAGCGATGCGGACGAGTACTTCCGGCTCGAGCGGATACCGGTCGACGGCATCGCGGTGATCGGGGCGGGCTTCTCGATCGCTGTGGTCACGAGTGGGACGCTCGAGATCGCAGGCGAGCAGTGCCGTACGGGGACCACGCTGCTGACGCCGGCGGCCGCAGGATCAGTCGAGGTTCTGGGGCGCGGGGAGGTGCTCGTCGCCCGACCACCGGCTGTGTGATCGCCGGGGATGGCACACCGGCCGCCCCGGGTAGACTTGACTTCATGCCAGAACCGAAAGCCGCCTCCTTTCCCAAGATCCGCGGGGCGCTGAAGTTCTATCAGATCGCATCGATCATTACCGGTGTCATGCTGCTTCTGCTGCTGGCCGAGATGATCCTGAAGTACAGCCCCATCCACGTCGAGCTGTTCGCCGGCGGCTCCGGCGGCCTCCTCTGGTTCGCGCCGGTCATCGTCGGTGACGGATGCCAGTGGTTTTCGCTGTTCGTGCCGGGGGGCATGGGCTGCGACCTCGTCTCCGCAGGCGACGGAGCGAACCTGTCGCTGTTCATCCTCGTGGCGCACGGCTGGTTCTACGTCGTGTACCTCTTCTCGGTCTTCCGTCTGTGGAGCCTGATGCGGTGGCCGTTCTCGCGCTTCATCACTCTTGCGCTCGGCGGCGTCATCCCCGCGCTCTCGTTCATCATGGAAGCCAAGGTCTCCCGCGAGGTCAAGGCGTATCT
The DNA window shown above is from Microbacterium murale and carries:
- a CDS encoding ADP-dependent glucokinase/phosphofructokinase; this encodes MGRQLVLGLGGTVDFELRWDALVFEKLAREHGVRRDELTATAPIVDERSLLVTILAFVAVGTGAERFVASSEVVEQFASHFSFDVTLGGTGVRAGLVLDSLGFPSVQHLVSVDDNVRRLLPARITILSSAVNDTLDPHLIVQYPVGAKVRLLDGDVVSPAANRLIFANDPPNREMAIAASLPDALATASAFLISGFNTMQDHDLLERRLDDILLAMRRMPTDALVYYEDAGFYTRDFAETVRARLLSYFDVYGMNEDELQEYLGHAVDLLDAPDVVRALRKIQEIIPVPALVVHTRYWAIAVGADAERHRDALESAVRVAATRYRLGDGFTAAQAEATADMDRHRSGARLVSAVEASMPDAAGVPAYALDIAQPTTIGLGDSFVGGFLSAYA
- a CDS encoding class I mannose-6-phosphate isomerase, producing the protein MMNPIRLSSNRPPERFYRGGARIDAFRGESGAAERVPEDWVGSTTTVHGEEALGLSTLADGRVLRDAVEADPVAWLGVDHVERWGADTRLLVKILDAGQRLPVHAHPHDDFAAIHLGRAHGKAEAWYILEGGTVHVGLREDIDVTHLAALVAEQDVDALLGLLHAIDVSPGDIVWVPPGELHAIGAGVLLIELQQPEDLSILLEWDGYALDGSENGHLGLGFDLALTAVNMSGRSVEDMRGLVLTAPASGSAFPSDADEYFRLERIPVDGIAVIGAGFSIAVVTSGTLEIAGEQCRTGTTLLTPAAAGSVEVLGRGEVLVARPPAV
- a CDS encoding DUF3817 domain-containing protein; the encoded protein is MPEPKAASFPKIRGALKFYQIASIITGVMLLLLLAEMILKYSPIHVELFAGGSGGLLWFAPVIVGDGCQWFSLFVPGGMGCDLVSAGDGANLSLFILVAHGWFYVVYLFSVFRLWSLMRWPFSRFITLALGGVIPALSFIMEAKVSREVKAYLASREAAMAAATSETQEAAR